A single Ignavibacteriales bacterium DNA region contains:
- a CDS encoding ATP-binding protein: MSLTDRNSIASVLLEQRTSFLRKSGGVTRTVLQKVERYKPLPHTVVITGLRRTGKSTLLRQIASAYYHNEDFHYINFEDERLIGFPAERFNELYEILTGQFGQRRTFLIDEIQNVPGFERFVRRFLDDGYKFYITGSSANLLSREIGTKLTGRHADVTVYPFSFPEYLKFSGISEGMGTVYTTKERAVLKSAFDSYLTEGGMPEFMTYKEYDILTRTYEDVVIKDIALRYGLSNPMELRELFQYLITNFGSRFSYTRLKNSLGFGSVNTVKSYIHSLTETYFAAVISKFDYSIRKQISNEKKLYVADNGFIPRISLKVTRDYGRLLENLVHNELARRGSVYYFADGKSECDFILQQEGSINGCFQVSWNITPDNQEREYNGLINALEFFGHSEGTILTSDQEYEYSQNGKTIHVYPVWKWLLSER, encoded by the coding sequence ATGAGCTTAACCGACCGTAATTCAATAGCCTCTGTCCTCCTTGAGCAGAGGACCTCTTTTTTAAGAAAATCCGGAGGTGTTACCAGAACTGTTCTGCAAAAAGTAGAACGCTATAAGCCATTGCCGCATACGGTTGTAATTACTGGTCTGCGGCGTACCGGCAAATCAACCTTACTCCGTCAGATCGCATCCGCTTATTATCATAATGAGGATTTCCACTACATAAATTTTGAAGATGAACGCCTGATAGGTTTTCCGGCAGAGCGATTCAATGAACTTTATGAGATTTTAACAGGCCAGTTTGGTCAGAGGAGAACCTTTCTGATTGATGAGATTCAGAACGTTCCGGGATTTGAACGTTTTGTCAGAAGATTTCTGGATGACGGATATAAATTCTATATAACCGGTTCAAGCGCAAATCTGCTCAGCCGTGAAATTGGCACAAAACTTACCGGACGCCACGCAGATGTAACTGTTTACCCGTTTTCCTTTCCGGAATATCTGAAATTTTCCGGTATCAGTGAAGGCATGGGCACTGTATATACAACAAAGGAAAGGGCCGTGCTGAAATCAGCCTTTGACAGTTATCTGACGGAAGGAGGCATGCCGGAATTTATGACATATAAAGAGTATGATATTCTCACCCGGACTTATGAGGATGTTGTTATTAAGGATATCGCCCTCAGATACGGACTTTCGAATCCGATGGAGCTTCGGGAGCTCTTTCAGTATTTGATTACCAATTTTGGAAGCCGTTTCAGTTATACAAGATTAAAAAACTCTCTGGGCTTCGGAAGCGTGAATACCGTTAAATCCTATATACACTCACTCACCGAAACCTACTTTGCGGCGGTCATTAGCAAATTCGATTACAGCATCAGGAAGCAGATCAGCAACGAAAAGAAACTCTATGTTGCAGACAATGGATTTATCCCCCGTATATCTCTTAAAGTAACCAGGGATTACGGACGGCTTCTTGAAAATCTTGTTCATAATGAACTGGCAAGAAGGGGCAGCGTATATTATTTTGCAGATGGAAAAAGTGAATGCGACTTTATTCTTCAGCAGGAGGGGAGTATAAACGGATGTTTTCAGGTAAGCTGGAATATTACTCCGGACAATCAGGAACGGGAATATAACGGACTAATCAATGCGCTTGAGTTTTTTGGACACTCAGAGGGAACAATACTTACTTCTGATCAGGAGTACGAATACAGTCAGAATGGAAAAACGATACATGTTTATCCGGTTTGGAAATGGCTGCTGAGTGAACGATGA